The following coding sequences lie in one Ictalurus furcatus strain D&B chromosome 7, Billie_1.0, whole genome shotgun sequence genomic window:
- the dvl2 gene encoding segment polarity protein dishevelled homolog DVL-2, whose product MAETKIIYHIDEEETPYLVKIPIAAEKITLLDFKQVLNKPNYKFFFKSMDQDFGVVKEEISDDNAKLPCFNGRVVSWLVSSDVPVAEPAPPPVEVRAQPSPPPPPLPPPPAERTGGIGDSRPPSFHPNAAGSVETLDEQTETESVVSFRRERPRHRESMEHGSRMNGQSRMERHLAGYESATTVMSSELETTSFCDSDDDDTMSRFSSSTEQSTASRLLKRHRRRRKQRPPRLERASSFSSVTDSTMSLNIITVTLNMEKYNFLGISIVGQSNERGDGGIYIGSIMKGGAVAADGRIEPGDMLLQVNDINFENMSNDDAVRVLREIVHKPGPITLTVAKCWDPSPQGYFTLPRNEPIRPIDPAAWVSHSVAMTGAYPPYPGSTITSSSSVTETERFDEFNLSLHSDMASVAKAMASPESGLEVRDRMWLKITIPNAFLGSDVVEWLYHHIEGFQDRREARKYASNLLKAGFIRHTVNKITFSEQCYYIFGDFSDCENYMANLSLNDNDGSSGASDQDTLAPLPLPGATPWPLLHSFPYQYPHPYSSQPPPYHELSSYSYAPGSTGSQHSEGSRSSGSTRSEGERRRGSKSGSTVAGSTRDDKSPNGGGADSRSGSGSESEYSVRSSLRRDHGSATPSEHSHASQRSHHRPPPPHLTPYPPGIPIPYNPMMVMMVPQHPHPHPALGAPHPQTAGTPLHPGLPPPNNPGGPPGAPPTRDLASVPPELTASRQSFHLAMGNPSEFFVDVM is encoded by the exons AGTGGTCAAGGAAGAGATTTCTGATGACAACGCTAAGCTGCCATGCTTTAATGGACGAGTGGTTTCCTGG cttGTCTCCTCAGATGTTCCTGTAGCAGAACCTGCACCACCTCCAGTGGAGGTCCGAGCTCAACcgtcacctcctcctcctccccttccCCCTCCTCCAGCTGAGAGGACCGGAGGCATTGGAGACTCAAGACCTCCCTCATTCCA TCCGAACGCTGCAGGCAGTGTGGAGACGCTGGATGAACAGACAGAGACCGAGTCTGTCGTGTCCTTCAGGAGAGAGAGGCCTCGCCACAGAGAGAGCATGGAGCACG GGTCACGTATGAATGGCCAGTCCCGTATGGAGAGGCACTTGGCAGGTTATGAAAGTGCCACCACAGTGATGAGCAGTGAACTGGAAACTACTAGCTTCTGTGATTCAGATGATGATGACACCATGAGCAG GTTTAGTAGTTCAACAGAACAGAGCACCGCCTCGAGGCTGCTAAAGCGCCATCGCAGACGCAGGAAACAGCGTCCTCCAAGGCTGGAGAGG GCATCATCTTTCAGTAGTGTGACAGACTCAACTATGTCTCTGAATATCATCACAGTCACTCTCAACATGG AGAAGTATAATTTCCTGGGCATCAGTATTGTGGGACAGAGTAACGAGCGAGGCGATGGAGGCATCTATATTGGCTCCATAATGAAGGGAGGAGCAGTGGCTGCTGATGGGCGAATTGAACCTGGGGACATGCTGCTTCAG GTGAATGATATTAATTTTGAGAACATGAGCAATGATGATGCAGTCAGGGTACTACGGGAGATTGTGCACAAGCCAGG ACCTATCACTCTGACAGTGGCTAAATGCTGGGACCCCTCACCTCAAGGCTACTTTACACTTCCACGTA ATGAGCCTATCCGACCTATAGACCCTGCAGCCTGGGTCAGTCATTCAGTAGCCATGACGGGAGCATACCCGCCTTACCCAGGCAGTACAATCACATCCAGCTCATCCGTCACTGAGACTGAAC GTTTTGATGAGTTTAACCTGTCTCTTCACTCTGATATGGCATCTGTGGCAAAGGCTATGGCCTCTCCTGAGTCAGGACTagaagtgagagacagaatgtgGCTAAAGATCACTATCCCTAATGCCTTCCTGG GCTCAGATGTGGTGGAGTGGCTCTACCATCACATAGAGGGCTTTCAGGACCGCAGAGAGGCTCGTAAATATGCCAGTAACCTCCTGAAAGCTGGTTTCATTAGGCATACTGTCAATAAGATCACTTTCTCGGAGCAGTGCTACTACATCTTTGGAGACTTCAGCGACTGTGAGAACT ACATGGCCAACCTGTCTCTCAATGATAACGATGGTTCCAGTGGAGCTTCAGACCAAGACACACTAGCCCCTCTCCCATTACCAGGGGCAACACCATGGCCCCTGCTCCACTCTTTCCCATACCAATACCCACACCCCTACTCAAGCCAGCCACCGCCGTACCATGAGCTTTCCAGCTACAGTTATGCCCCTGGCAGCACGGGAAGCCAGCACAGCGAGG GGAGTCGGAGCAGTGGATCCACTCGGAGTGAGGGTGAGAGGAGGAGGGGTAGTAAGAGTGGCAGCACTGTGGCTGGCAGCACCCGTGATGACAAATCTCCCAATGGGGGTGGAGCTGACTCACGCTCAGGCAGCGGCAGTGAATCTGAATACTCAGTGCGCAGTAGCCTAAGGAGGGACCATGGCTCAGCCACTCCGAGTGAGCACAGTCATGCTAGTCAGCGCTCACATCACCGGCCACCGCCCCCTCACCTCACTCCATACCCACCTGGCATTCCCATTCCATACAACCCTATGATGGTAATGATGGTACCCCAGCACCCACATCCACACCCAGCGTTGGGAGCTCCTCATCCGCAAACAGCTGGCACGCCGCTACACCCAGGCCTGCCTCCACCCAATAATCCTGGAGGACCTCCTGGAGCTCCACCCACACGTGACCTGGCTTCTGTCCCACCTGAGCTCACAGCCTCCAGGCAGTCTTTCCACCTGGCCATGGGAAACCCCAGCGAGTTCTTTGTGGATGTCATGTAG
- the acadvl gene encoding very long-chain specific acyl-CoA dehydrogenase, mitochondrial — protein sequence MLLRKVTQNAALCNAVLRLPQSVSGAQRHAGAVLAVQRLRPYVSQSAEVVLEKSAAATDVATEAGGVDKKAASVESKSFAVNMFKGQISTSQVFPFPTVLNEEQSEFLRELVGPCSKFFDEVNDPALNDQLEMVEEKTLEGLKEMGAFGLQVPADLGGVGLNNTQYARLVEIVGMHDLGVGITLGAHQSIGFKGILLFGNKQQKEKYLPKLASGETIAAYCLTEPSSGSDAASIRSVAVPSPCGKYFTLSGSKIWISNGGLAEIFTVFAKTPVKDEKTGEVKDKITAFIVEKSFRGVTHGPAEKKMGIKASNTAEVYFENVRVPAECVLGEIGGGFKVAMNILNNGRFGMAAALSGTMKGVLAKAVDHAANRTQFGNKIHNYGVIQEKMARMAMMQYVAESMAYMVSGNMDSGATDFQIEAAISKIFASEAAWTVTDECIQIMGGMGYMKDAGVERVMRDLRIFRIFEGTNDILRLFVALNGFQNAGNQLKNLEKALKSPFSNAGLLAGEITKRAKRKAGMGTGLTLQGSVHPELAHSGALAVKAIEQFGEVIEELLLKHGKRIIDEQFVLKRVADCAIDLYAMVVVLSRASRSLSQGHSSAQHEKMLCETWCTEAHERIMQDIKFLRSGTSKQIFKNLRAISAAVVENGGVVSPHPLGF from the exons ATGCTGCTACGTAAAGTCACTCAAAATGCAGCGCTGTGTAACGCTGTGCTTCGCCTACCACAATCCGTGTCAGG GGCACAACGCCATGCAGGAGCTGTCCTAGCTGTGCAACGTCTGCGTCCTTATGTTAGCCAAAGTGCTGAG GTGGTGTTGGAGAAGTCCGCAGCCGCCACTGATGTTGCCACCGAGGCTGGAGGAGTGGACAAGAAGGCTGCCAGTGTG GAGTCAAAATCCTTTGCTGTGAACATGTTTAAAGGGCAGATCAGTACCTCACAGGTGTTCCCCTTTCCCACAG TGCTGAATGAGGAGCAGTCTGAGTTTCTCAGGGAGCTGGTGGGACCTTGTTCGAAGTTCTTTGAC GAGGTAAATGACCCTGCCCTGAATGATCAACTGGAGATGGTAGAGGAAAAAACCTTGGAGGGGCTGAAGGAGATGGGAGCTTTTGGCCTGCAGGTTCCTGCTGATCTGGGTGGCGTGGGCCTCAACAACACACAG TATGCCAGGCTGGTGGAGATTGTGGGCATGCATGACCTGGGTGTGGGCATCACTCTTGGAGCGCACCAGTCCATCGGCTTTAAGGGCATTCTCCTCTTCGGCAACAAGCAACAGAAAGAGAAGTACCTTCCCAAGCTGGCCTCAG gtGAAACAATCGCTGCATATTGTCTGACTGAGCCATCTAGTGGTTCGGATGCTGCCTCTATCAGGTCTGTTGCTGTTCCCTCACCCTGTGGAAAGTACTTCACCCTCAGTGGAAGTAAAATTTGGATCAG TAATGGAGGCCTGGCTGAAATCTTTACTGTATTTGCTAAGACTCCAGTGAAAGAtgagaaaactggagaagtGAAGGACAAGATCACTGCATTCATTGTTGAAAAAAGCTTCAGAGGAGTCACACA TGGCCCTGCCGAGAAGAAGATGGGCATCAAGGCCTCAAACACAGCAGAGGTGTACTTTGAGAATGTGCGTGTTCCGGCCGAGTGTGTACTGGGAGAAATCGGCGGAGGATTTAAGGTGGCCATGAATATCCTTAACAACGGGCGCTTTGGCATGGCTGCAGCACTCTCGGGAACCATGAAGGGTGTTCTCGCTAAAGCG GTGGACCACGCTGCCAACAGAACACAGTTTGGTAACAAAATCCACAACTACGGAGTCATACAGGAGAAAATGGCCAGAATGGCCATGATGCAGTATGTTGCAGAG TCTATGGCCTACATGGTCAGTGGGAACATGGACAGTGGAGCAACAGATTTCCAGATCGAGGCTGCGATCAGTAAAATCTTTGCCTCT GAAGCAGCATGGACTGTGACAGATGAGTGTATTCAGATTATGGGTGGAATGGGTTATATGAAG GACGCTGGTGTCGAGAGGGTCATGCGAGACCTGCGAATCTTCCGTATCTTTGAGGGCACCAACGATATTCTACGACTCTTTGTGGCGCTCAACGGCTTCCAG AATGCAGGAAATCAACTGAAGAACTTAGAAAAAGCTCTGAAAAGTCCATTCAGCAATGCCGGTTTATTGGCTGGGGAGATCACCAAACGTGCCAAAAG GAAGGCTGGCATGGGTACAGGCCTCACGCTGCAGGGAAGTGTCCATCCAGAACTGGCCCATAGTGGTGCTCTG GCAGTTAAAGCCATCGAGCAGTTTGGAGAGGTGATTGAAGAACTGCTTCTAAAGCATGGCAAGAGGATCATTG ATGAGCAGTTTGTGCTGAAAAGAGTTGCAGACTGTGCGATTGACTTGTATGCTATGGTTGTGGTGCTCTCCAG GGCTTCCAGGTCTTTGAGTCAGGGTCACTCATCTGCTCAGCATGAGAAGATGCTTTGTGAAACCTGGTGCACTGAG GCTCATGAGAGAATCATGCAGGACATCAAGTTCTTGCGGTCAGGTACATCCAAGCAGATCTTCAAGAACCTGCGTGCCATTTCTGCAGCTGTGGTAGAGAACGGAGGGGTGGTTTCTCCTCATCCCTTGGgcttttaa